One segment of Streptomyces roseifaciens DNA contains the following:
- a CDS encoding NADP-dependent isocitrate dehydrogenase — protein sequence MTDSTIFYTHTDEAPALATHSFLPVVQAYASTAGVTVETRDISLAGRIISQFPEFLEEGQRIDDALAELGRLARTPGANIIKLPNISASIPQLKAAVAELQQQGYALPDYPDDPKTDEERDIRARYDKVKGSAVNPVLREGNSDRRAPASVKNYAKTHPHRMGAWTADSKTNVATMGVDDFRSTEKSAVIAEDGTLRIELSGDDGSTTVLRESVPVLAGEVVDASVMRVAALREFLTAQVARAKAEDVLFSVHLKATMMKVSDPIIFGHVVRAFFPKTFAQYGEQLAAAGLTPNDGLGGIFKGLEALPEGAAIKASFDAELAEGPALAMVDSDKGITNLHVPSDVIVDASMPAMIRTSGHMWGPDGQEADTLAVLPDSSYAGVYQVVLDDCRANGAFDPSTMGSVPNVGLMAQKAEEYGSHDKTFEVPVTGTVRVLDGAGNVVLEQTVGAGDIFRMCQSKDAPIRDWVKLAVTRARATGVPAVFWLDEDRAHDAQLIEKVKAYLPEHDTEGLQIEIMSPVEATKFSLERIRRGEDTISVTGNVLRDYLTDLFPILELGTSAKMLSVVPLMNGGGLFETGAGGSAPKHVQQLVKENYLRWDSLGEFFALAASFEHLAATTGNARAKVLADTLDRATGTFLNEDKSPSRRLGGIDNRGSHFYLALYWAQELAKQTDDAQLAEAFGPLAKTLTEQERTIVDELIAVQGSPAEIGGYYQPDVTKASAVMRPSATLNQALAILG from the coding sequence GTGACTGACTCGACCATCTTTTACACGCACACCGACGAGGCGCCGGCCCTGGCCACGCACTCGTTCCTGCCCGTGGTCCAGGCCTACGCCTCGACGGCCGGGGTCACTGTGGAGACCCGCGACATCTCCCTGGCCGGCCGGATCATCTCGCAGTTCCCCGAGTTCCTCGAAGAGGGCCAGCGCATCGACGACGCCCTCGCGGAGCTCGGCCGGCTGGCCAGGACGCCGGGTGCCAACATCATCAAGCTGCCCAACATCTCGGCCTCGATCCCGCAGCTGAAGGCCGCGGTCGCCGAGCTGCAGCAGCAGGGCTACGCGCTGCCGGACTACCCGGACGACCCGAAGACCGACGAGGAGCGCGACATCCGCGCCCGCTACGACAAGGTCAAGGGCAGCGCGGTCAACCCCGTCCTGCGCGAGGGCAACTCCGACCGCCGCGCCCCCGCGTCGGTCAAGAACTACGCCAAGACGCACCCGCACCGCATGGGCGCCTGGACGGCCGACTCGAAGACGAACGTCGCCACCATGGGCGTCGACGACTTCCGCTCCACCGAGAAGTCCGCGGTCATCGCCGAGGACGGCACGCTCCGCATCGAGCTCTCGGGCGACGACGGCTCCACCACGGTCCTGCGCGAGTCGGTCCCCGTGCTCGCCGGTGAGGTCGTCGACGCCTCCGTCATGCGCGTCGCCGCGCTGCGCGAGTTCCTCACGGCGCAGGTCGCCCGCGCCAAGGCCGAGGACGTGCTGTTCTCCGTGCACCTGAAGGCCACGATGATGAAGGTCTCCGACCCGATCATCTTCGGCCACGTGGTCCGCGCCTTCTTCCCGAAGACCTTCGCGCAGTACGGCGAGCAGCTCGCCGCCGCGGGCCTGACCCCGAACGACGGCCTCGGCGGCATCTTCAAGGGCCTGGAGGCCCTGCCCGAGGGCGCCGCGATCAAGGCCTCCTTCGACGCCGAGCTCGCCGAGGGCCCGGCCCTGGCGATGGTCGACTCCGACAAGGGCATCACCAACCTGCACGTCCCCAGCGACGTCATCGTCGACGCCTCCATGCCGGCCATGATCCGCACCTCCGGCCACATGTGGGGCCCGGACGGCCAGGAGGCCGACACCCTCGCCGTCCTCCCGGACAGCAGCTACGCGGGCGTCTACCAGGTCGTCCTCGACGACTGCCGCGCCAACGGCGCCTTCGACCCGTCCACGATGGGCTCCGTGCCCAACGTCGGCCTCATGGCGCAGAAGGCCGAGGAGTACGGCAGCCACGACAAGACCTTCGAGGTCCCCGTCACCGGCACGGTGCGCGTCCTCGACGGCGCCGGCAACGTCGTGCTGGAGCAGACGGTCGGCGCGGGCGACATCTTCCGCATGTGCCAGTCCAAGGACGCGCCGATCCGCGACTGGGTCAAGCTCGCCGTCACCCGCGCCCGCGCGACCGGCGTCCCGGCCGTGTTCTGGCTCGACGAGGACCGCGCGCACGACGCGCAGCTCATCGAGAAGGTCAAGGCGTACCTGCCGGAGCACGACACCGAGGGCCTGCAGATCGAGATCATGTCGCCCGTCGAGGCGACGAAGTTCTCGCTGGAGCGCATCCGCCGCGGCGAGGACACGATCTCCGTCACCGGCAACGTCCTGCGTGACTACCTCACCGACCTGTTCCCGATCCTCGAGCTCGGCACGAGCGCGAAGATGCTCTCGGTCGTCCCGCTCATGAACGGCGGCGGCCTGTTCGAGACCGGCGCCGGCGGCTCCGCTCCCAAGCACGTGCAGCAGCTCGTCAAGGAGAACTACCTCCGCTGGGACAGCCTGGGCGAGTTCTTCGCGCTGGCGGCCAGCTTCGAGCACCTCGCGGCCACCACGGGCAACGCCCGCGCCAAGGTCCTGGCCGACACGCTCGACCGCGCGACCGGCACCTTCCTCAACGAGGACAAGTCGCCGAGCCGTCGCCTGGGCGGCATCGACAACCGCGGCAGCCACTTCTACCTGGCGCTCTACTGGGCCCAGGAGCTCGCGAAGCAGACCGACGACGCCCAGCTCGCGGAGGCGTTCGGCCCCCTGGCCAAGACGCTCACCGAGCAGGAGCGGACCATCGTCGACGAGCTGATCGCGGTGCAGGGCTCCCCGGCCGAGATCGGCGGCTACTACCAGCCCGACGTGACGAAGGCCTCGGCCGTCATGCGCCCGTCGGCGACGCTCAACCAGGCTCTGGCGATCCTGGGCTGA
- a CDS encoding SMI1/KNR4 family protein: MVDQRPSSSPIHDFATWEPVLRLLRAGTAEGQAAAPVRVAGSIGRGSWSLPLRRRMPPPGRAAQVGDMQDEFDAVKRVQHALADAGVDDISFTAEISPAGQVALRLLGPSPAVEPGIGTPHPGALTLVEGALPEPWRRLPEPAPGAVPAPSADPELLERTLRERLPGAVGATEAEITAAEARLGVTLPDELKALYRVTRSRWEDWGDDYEAAQRECTAVGCELFALDDLYIADASSRHCRWEFAAMEAVVTPPGAAVQGLVGSPGWIAFGDNGGGDRLAVDLTPGPRGHTGQIIMVGHEENVGASLVADSLTDLVLNRPGERRGGSGEDRPPAVAHVNIRSLPGVEAAAHPGLEVLSIGVWDEAPLTLAPVMGLPRLRTLVAYPGTLADPLEIAGLTGLEYLELGPQEWRVLLDAGAVPRSLSAAAIKVHGNPDPLPVVAVANELLALWDRPRIVQTVLEGSLGAVP, translated from the coding sequence ATGGTTGATCAGAGACCCTCCTCGTCCCCGATACACGACTTCGCGACCTGGGAGCCGGTGCTACGGCTCCTGCGGGCGGGCACCGCGGAGGGGCAGGCCGCCGCGCCGGTCCGCGTGGCGGGAAGCATCGGCCGGGGCAGCTGGAGTCTGCCCCTGCGGCGGCGGATGCCGCCGCCCGGCCGGGCCGCCCAGGTCGGGGACATGCAGGACGAGTTCGACGCGGTGAAGCGGGTGCAGCACGCGCTGGCGGACGCCGGCGTCGACGACATCTCGTTCACGGCGGAGATCTCTCCGGCCGGGCAGGTCGCACTCCGCCTGCTCGGGCCCAGCCCCGCCGTGGAGCCCGGCATCGGCACCCCGCACCCGGGGGCGCTCACCCTGGTCGAAGGCGCCCTTCCCGAGCCCTGGCGCCGGCTTCCCGAACCGGCGCCCGGAGCAGTGCCGGCCCCTTCGGCGGATCCGGAACTGCTGGAGCGGACGCTCCGTGAGCGGCTGCCCGGCGCCGTCGGCGCGACGGAGGCGGAGATCACCGCTGCGGAAGCACGCCTCGGCGTCACCCTGCCCGACGAGCTCAAGGCGCTCTACCGGGTGACACGGTCGCGGTGGGAGGACTGGGGCGACGACTACGAGGCGGCGCAGCGCGAATGCACGGCGGTCGGCTGCGAGCTCTTCGCGCTGGACGACCTGTACATCGCCGACGCGTCGTCCCGTCACTGCCGTTGGGAGTTCGCGGCGATGGAGGCGGTCGTCACGCCGCCCGGCGCCGCGGTGCAGGGCCTGGTCGGCTCACCCGGCTGGATCGCCTTCGGGGACAACGGCGGCGGCGACCGGCTGGCCGTCGATCTGACCCCCGGCCCGCGCGGTCACACAGGGCAGATCATCATGGTCGGCCACGAGGAGAACGTCGGCGCCTCGCTGGTCGCCGACTCGCTCACCGACCTGGTGCTGAACCGGCCCGGCGAGCGACGTGGCGGCTCGGGCGAGGACCGGCCGCCGGCGGTGGCCCACGTCAACATCCGGAGCCTGCCGGGCGTCGAGGCCGCCGCCCACCCCGGCCTGGAGGTGTTGTCCATCGGCGTGTGGGACGAGGCGCCGCTCACTCTCGCCCCGGTCATGGGACTGCCCCGCCTGCGGACCCTCGTCGCCTATCCCGGCACGCTCGCCGATCCTCTGGAGATCGCCGGGCTCACCGGCCTGGAGTACCTGGAGCTCGGCCCGCAGGAATGGCGCGTCCTCCTCGACGCCGGAGCCGTCCCGCGCAGCCTGTCGGCAGCCGCCATCAAGGTGCACGGCAACCCGGATCCCCTGCCCGTCGTGGCCGTCGCCAACGAACTCCTGGCCCTGTGGGACCGGCCCCGGATCGTCCAGACCGTCCTCGAAGGCAGCCTCGGCGCCGTGCCGTAG
- the argC gene encoding N-acetyl-gamma-glutamyl-phosphate reductase, with translation MAVRVAVAGASGYAGGEVLRLLLAHPGVRIGALTANSNAGQRLGTVQPHLLPLAGRVLEPTSAEVLAGHDVVFLALPHGQSAALARELAPDVLVVDCGADFRLKDAGEWERFYGSAHAGTWPYGLPELPGGREALKGVRRVAVPGCYPTAVSLALFPAYGAGIAEPEAVIVAASGTSGAGKAAKPHLLGSEVMGSMSPYGVGGSHRHTPEIVQNLSAAAGEPVTVSFTPTLAPMSRGILATCSAKARPGVTAGSLRAAYEKAFADEPFVHLLPEGQWPATAAVHGSNTVLVQVALDEAAGRIVVVSAIDNLTKGTAGGAVQSMNIALGLPEELGLPATGVAP, from the coding sequence ATGGCAGTACGTGTGGCAGTGGCAGGAGCGAGCGGATACGCAGGCGGCGAAGTGCTGCGCCTGCTGCTCGCGCACCCCGGCGTACGGATCGGCGCCCTCACCGCGAACTCCAACGCGGGCCAGCGCCTCGGCACCGTGCAGCCGCACCTGCTGCCCCTGGCCGGGCGCGTGCTGGAGCCCACCTCGGCCGAGGTCCTCGCCGGGCACGACGTCGTCTTCCTCGCCCTGCCGCACGGTCAGTCCGCGGCACTGGCCCGCGAATTGGCCCCGGACGTCCTCGTCGTCGACTGCGGTGCGGACTTCCGGTTGAAGGACGCGGGGGAGTGGGAGCGGTTCTACGGTTCGGCGCATGCGGGCACGTGGCCGTACGGGCTGCCGGAGCTGCCCGGAGGCCGGGAGGCGCTGAAGGGCGTACGGCGCGTGGCCGTGCCCGGGTGCTATCCGACCGCCGTCTCGCTGGCGCTGTTCCCGGCCTACGGGGCGGGGATCGCAGAGCCGGAGGCGGTCATCGTGGCGGCGTCGGGGACGTCGGGTGCGGGCAAGGCGGCCAAGCCGCACCTGCTCGGCTCCGAGGTCATGGGCTCCATGAGCCCGTACGGCGTGGGCGGCTCCCACCGGCACACGCCCGAGATCGTCCAGAACCTCTCCGCCGCGGCGGGGGAGCCCGTCACGGTCTCCTTCACGCCCACCCTGGCACCGATGTCCCGGGGCATCCTCGCCACCTGCAGCGCCAAGGCCCGCCCCGGCGTGACGGCCGGCAGCCTGCGCGCCGCGTACGAGAAGGCGTTCGCGGACGAGCCGTTCGTCCACCTGCTGCCCGAGGGGCAGTGGCCCGCCACCGCCGCCGTCCACGGCTCCAACACCGTGCTGGTGCAGGTGGCGCTGGACGAGGCGGCCGGGCGGATCGTCGTGGTGAGCGCGATCGACAACCTGACCAAGGGCACCGCCGGTGGCGCGGTGCAGAGCATGAACATCGCCCTCGGCCTCCCCGAGGAGCTGGGCCTGCCGGCCACGGGAGTGGCGCCATGA
- the argJ gene encoding bifunctional glutamate N-acetyltransferase/amino-acid acetyltransferase ArgJ — protein sequence MSVTAAKGFTAAGIAAGIKESGSPDLALVVNQGPRLAAAGVFTSNRVKAAPVLWSQQVLKGGQVSAVVLNSGGANACTGPGGFQDTHATAEKAAEVLGQSAGEVAVASTGLIGVRLPMDKLLPGIEKAAAGLSAHGGEKAAIAIKTTDTVHKTAVVQGEGWTVGGMAKGAGMLAPGLATMLVVLTTDADVDAAGLDAALRAATRKTFDRVDSDGCMSTNDTVLLLASGAAEVTPAQDVFAEAVRAVCDDLARQLIGDAEGASKDIRIEVINAATEDDAVEVGRSIARNNLLKCALHGEDPNWGRVLSAIGTTSAAFDPDKLNVAINDVWVCRNGSVGDDRDLVDMRYREVRITADLAEGGESAVIWANDLTADYVHENSAYSS from the coding sequence GTGAGCGTCACGGCAGCGAAGGGATTCACGGCGGCGGGCATCGCCGCCGGGATCAAGGAGAGCGGCAGTCCCGACCTGGCCCTCGTGGTCAACCAGGGCCCCCGCCTGGCCGCCGCGGGCGTCTTCACCTCGAACCGGGTGAAGGCGGCGCCGGTGCTGTGGTCGCAGCAGGTCCTCAAGGGCGGACAGGTCTCGGCCGTGGTCCTCAACTCCGGCGGCGCCAACGCCTGCACCGGGCCGGGGGGCTTCCAGGACACCCACGCCACCGCCGAGAAGGCCGCCGAGGTGCTGGGGCAGAGCGCCGGCGAGGTCGCCGTGGCGTCCACCGGCCTCATCGGCGTACGGCTGCCGATGGACAAACTGCTGCCCGGCATCGAGAAGGCCGCCGCGGGGCTCTCCGCCCACGGTGGTGAGAAGGCCGCCATCGCCATCAAGACCACGGACACCGTGCACAAGACGGCCGTGGTCCAGGGCGAGGGCTGGACCGTGGGCGGCATGGCCAAGGGTGCGGGCATGCTCGCCCCGGGCCTGGCGACCATGCTGGTGGTCCTGACCACCGATGCTGACGTCGACGCCGCCGGTCTCGACGCCGCTCTGCGCGCCGCGACCCGGAAGACCTTCGACCGGGTCGACTCCGACGGGTGCATGTCCACCAACGACACGGTGCTGCTGCTCGCCTCGGGCGCCGCCGAAGTGACCCCCGCCCAGGACGTGTTCGCCGAGGCCGTCCGGGCCGTCTGCGACGACCTGGCCCGTCAGCTGATCGGTGACGCCGAGGGCGCCAGCAAGGACATCCGCATCGAGGTGATCAATGCTGCCACCGAGGACGACGCGGTCGAGGTCGGGCGCTCCATCGCCCGGAACAACCTCCTCAAGTGCGCCCTCCACGGCGAGGACCCCAACTGGGGCCGGGTGCTCTCGGCGATCGGTACGACGTCCGCCGCCTTCGACCCGGACAAGCTCAACGTGGCCATCAACGACGTCTGGGTCTGCCGGAACGGCTCCGTCGGCGACGACCGCGACCTCGTCGACATGCGCTACCGGGAGGTGCGCATCACCGCGGACCTGGCCGAGGGCGGCGAGTCCGCCGTCATCTGGGCCAACGACCTCACCGCCGACTACGTCCACGAGAACAGCGCGTACTCCTCATGA
- the argB gene encoding acetylglutamate kinase has product MTTTDSAGTARKHTALPKARILVEALPWLTRHHGKTVVIKFGGNAMVDEELKAAFAQDVVFLHHAGLRPVVVHGGGPQISAQLDRLGLESEFKAGLRVTTPEAMDVVRMVLAGQVQRELVGLLNEHGPLAVGLTGEDAHTMTATKHYADIDGERVDIGRVGEITAIDTGAVQALLDNGRIPVVSSIARSADDGHVYNVNADTAAAALAAALGAETLMVLTDVEGLYEDWPHSDEVISRLTASELEALLPDLASGMVPKMEGCLHAVRNGVTTARVIDGRVQHSILLEIFTDEGIGTMVVPDEATSEPEGKQQ; this is encoded by the coding sequence ATGACGACCACCGACAGCGCGGGCACGGCCCGCAAGCACACCGCCCTCCCCAAGGCGCGCATCCTCGTCGAGGCGCTGCCCTGGCTGACGCGGCATCACGGCAAGACCGTCGTCATCAAGTTCGGCGGCAACGCCATGGTCGACGAGGAGCTGAAGGCCGCCTTCGCCCAGGACGTCGTCTTCCTCCACCACGCCGGGCTGCGCCCGGTCGTCGTGCACGGCGGCGGCCCGCAGATCAGTGCGCAGCTCGACCGGCTGGGCCTGGAGTCGGAGTTCAAGGCCGGACTGCGGGTGACCACCCCGGAGGCCATGGACGTCGTCCGCATGGTGCTCGCCGGGCAGGTGCAGCGCGAACTCGTCGGCCTGCTCAACGAGCACGGCCCGCTCGCCGTGGGCCTCACGGGCGAGGACGCCCACACGATGACGGCCACCAAGCACTACGCCGACATCGACGGCGAACGCGTCGACATCGGCCGCGTCGGCGAGATCACCGCCATCGACACCGGCGCCGTGCAGGCCCTGCTCGACAACGGGCGCATCCCCGTCGTCTCCTCCATCGCCCGCAGCGCCGACGACGGCCACGTCTACAACGTCAACGCCGACACCGCGGCGGCCGCGCTCGCCGCGGCCCTCGGCGCGGAGACGCTGATGGTCCTCACCGACGTCGAGGGCCTCTACGAGGACTGGCCGCACAGCGACGAGGTCATCAGCCGGCTCACGGCGAGCGAGCTGGAGGCCCTGCTGCCCGACCTGGCCAGCGGGATGGTCCCCAAGATGGAGGGGTGCCTGCACGCCGTGCGCAACGGCGTCACCACGGCCCGCGTCATAGACGGCCGGGTCCAGCACTCGATCCTGCTGGAGATCTTCACGGACGAGGGCATCGGCACGATGGTCGTGCCCGACGAGGCGACGAGCGAGCCGGAGGGGAAGCAGCAGTGA